Genomic DNA from Candidatus Methylomirabilota bacterium:
GCCGCGGACGACGCGGTCCCGCCGGCGATGAGTCCCGGCAAGCCATCGAAGAGCGCCCGGTCGGGGGTGTCGGGGTAGAGGCTCTTGAGGACGCTCGCGGCGACGAGCGACAGGGCCACGATGCCGGCGAAGGCGATCGCGTAGGCCGCGAAGACGGTCCACAGCCGCGGCGGACCGAGGGGCGGCGGCGGTGCGGGCGCGTCCGCGGAGATCAGTCGAGCGCCGGACGGCGCGTGACCCAGCCGGCCGCCCGCTCGTAGGCGTGACCGAGCCGGAGCGTCGTCGCCTCGTCGAACGGGCGGCCCACGACCTGGAGCGCGAGCGGGCGCCCGTCGCGCGCGAACCCGCAGGGCACCGCGAGCGCCGGCAGGCCAAGCCCGTTGAACGGCCGGGTCAGGCGGGAGAAGCGTCCCATGCGGCGGACGACCTCCTCGGGCGTCCCCGCCTTCACCGCGTCGAGCGCCGGGGCGGGCTCGGGAATCACCGGCATCACCAGCGCCTGCGCCCCGGCGAACACCCGGGCGACGAATTCGCGCGCGCAGCGGGCGCGCAGCCGCAGCGCCTGGAGATAGTCGTGCGCGGAGATGCGGAGGCCGACCTCGAGGCGGGACCGGACCGCGGGCTGGAGCTCGTGCGGCCGCTCGCGGAGGAGCTTCGCGTGGATCGCCGCGGACTCGGCGCGCGCGATCACGTTGCACAGGTCGGCGAGCGGCGCGGGATCGGGCAGCCGCACCGCGACCACCTCGGCGCCGAGCTCCGCGAGGACCTTCGCGGCGGCGCGGACCGCCGCGTCCATCTCGGCGTCGAGCCCGTCGAAGTAGTAATTCTCGGGGACGCCGACGCGGAGGCCCTCGACCGGCGTCTCGAGGACGCGCTCGTAGTACGGCACGCCCCGCCGGCTCGACGTGGCGTCGAGCGGGTCGTAGCCGGCGATCGCGCCGAGGAGGAGCGCCGCGTCCGCGACCGTGCGCGTGAGGGGACCCACGTGGTCCAGGGACCACGAGAGCGGCATCGCCCCCGCGCGGCTCACGCGCCCGTACGTCGGCTTGAGCCCCACGACGCCGCAGCACGCGGCGGGGAGCCGGATCGACCCGCCCGTGTCGCTCCCGAGGGCGCCGACGACGAAGCCCGCGGCGACGGCCGCCGCGGAGCCGCTCGAGGAGCCCCCCGCCGCGTGGCCGCGCTTCCACGGGTTCTGCACGTCGCCGTGGTGCGCGTTGTCCCCGAAGGGCCCGAGCGCCAGCTCGGTCATGTTGAGCTTGCCGAGCGTCACGGCGCCCGCCTCCCGCAGGCGGGCCACCACGGTGGACTCCGCGTCGGGCGCGAAGTACTCGCGGGTCTTCGTCCCGCAGGAGGTCGGGAGCCCGCGGACGTGGAAGAGGTCCTTGTAGGCGAGCGGGATCCCGTGCAGCGGCCCGCGCGAGAGGCCCGCGGCGAGCTCCGCCTCGAGCTCGCGCGCGGTCGCGAGCGCGCCCTCCGCGTCCACCGTGATGAAGCTCCGGATCGAGGGGTCGAGCCGCTCGACCCGCGCCAGGCACTCGCGCGTCACCTCGACGGGCGAGACCCGGCGCGCGGCGATCGCGCGGGAGAGCGGTGCGAGCGACCAGTCAGTCACTGTGCTCGCGGGCGTCGCGGACGTCGGGATCGTTGTCGAGCGCCGCGACGAACCCCGACGGCTCGTCGGTGAGCAAGAGCTCCGCCGCGAGCCGCGCGATGGCGGCGGCGGGATCGGTGTCGGCCGTCGGCGTGCGATCGGTGTCGCTCATGCGTCTCGGCGTCGGGAATGATAGCATTGGCGCGTGCTCCGCGCGCTGGCTCTTGTCGCGCTGCTCCTCGGCCTTCCGGAAACCGCCGCCCCGCAGCCCGCGTGTTCGCCGACCCGCGCCGACATGCTCGGCCCGTTCTACGAGCCCGGCGCGCCCGAGCGCGCGACGACGGGGCGCGGGCTCGTCGTGAGCGGCGCCGTCCGCTCCGCCAAGGGCTGCGCGGGCCTGCTCGGCGCGCGGCTCGAGTGGTGGTCCGCGAACGCCTCGGGCGAGTACGACGGCGCGCACCGCGCGACCCAGCGCGCGGGCGCCGAGGGCCGCTATCGCTACGAGACGAGCGTCCCGGGCCGCTATCCCGGCCGGCCGCCGCACGTGCACGTGCGCGTCAGCGCGCCCGGCCACCGCACGCTCGTCACCCAGCTCTACCCGAGAGACGGCCAGACCGACATGCAAACCGACTTCGTCCTCATTGCAGACTAACTTCGTCCTCAGTGCGCATTAGATGAACGGAGCCAGCACGCTTCTTTGTCAGGCCACCCCCGAAGTATTCCGTCCTCGTGGACCCCGCTACAACAGGAGAACCGCATGAGGCTCAAAGGCCAGGTGGCGCTCGTCACGGGCGCTGGACGCGGCATCGGCGAGGCCATCGCGCTCGCGTTCGCCCGCGAGGGCGCGAGGGTGGCCGTCGCCGACGTCGACCCGAAGACGGCGCAGGCCACGGCGCGGCGCATCGGGCGCGGGCGCGCGCTCGCGCTCCACATGGACGTGGCCGACTCCGGCTCCGTCCGCGACGGCTTCGACGCGATCGACCGGACGTGGCGGCGCATCGACGTCGCCGTCACCAACGCCGCCGTCGAGCCGATCGTCCCCTTCCTCGAGCTCGGCGAGGCGACGTGGGACCGCATCATCGACGTGAACCTCAAGGGCACGTTCCTCGTCGCCCAGGCCGCGGCCCGGCGCATGGCCCGGCGCCGCCGCGGCGTCATCATCACGCTCTCGTCGGTGAACGCCGAGGTCGCGCGCCCCGAGTCGGCGGCCTACGCGGCGACGAAGGGCGGCGTGCGCCAGCTCACCAAGGCCATGGCGATCGCGCTGGCGCCCCACGGGATCCGCGTCAACGCGATCGGGCCCGGCACCGTCGTGACGGGCCTCACTCGCCACCTCCTCCGGCGCCGCGCCTGGCGCGACGCCGTCTACGCGCGCACTCCGATGCAGCGCGTGGCCGAGCCGCGCGAGATCGCCGAGGTCGCGGTCTTCCTCGCCTCGGAGGCGTCGTCGTACATGACCGGGAGCACCGTCTACGTGGACGGCGGCCGGCTCGCGCTGAACGGCCTCATGCCGCTCCGCCCGGCACGCCGGTGAGCCCGACCGCCGCCCGCGTCGCGAACATCGGCGCCGCCGGCCGCCGGCGCCGCCTCCTGCTGGGCGCGGCGGCGCTGGGCCTCGGCGTGGTCGCGCTCGCCGCGTTGCTCGTCGCGGGCGTGGACCGCGGCTGGCGCCTGGCACTCTTCGTGCCCTTCTGGTTCGGCGCGCTCGGTTCCCTCCAGGCGCGCGGCCACACCTGAGTGCGGCTCGCCGCGCGCGGCGCGCGCGAGGCCGACGCCGGCGAGGAGCCCGTGGCGGATCCCTTCGTCGTCGCGCAGCTCAAGCGCCAGGCGCGCGAGATCCACGTGGAGTCCTTGCTCGTCGCCGCGGCGCTCACCGGGCTCGCGCTGCTGATCCCGTAGATTTCGCTCGCCTCGGACGGCAGGGCCCCAGCCCCGGGCCGTGCTACGGCTCGCCCTGCAGCTAGACGCGGCGGAACGCGGACGGTACCGGGCTCTCGAAGCTCACGCGCCGCCCGTCCGGATGCACGAAGGCGAGCCGCGTGGCGTGCAGGCACAGCCGCCGCAGCGGATTGCGCCGGCTCCCGTACGCCAGGTCGCCCACGATCGGATGGCCCGCGGCCGCGAGCTGGGCCCGGAGCTGGCCGCGCCGCCCGGTCACGAGCTTGAGCTCGAGCGTCGTGGTGGCCGGGCGCCGGTCGAGGACCCGGTAGCGCGTCACCGCCTCCCTGCCCCGCCCGCCGTCGCGCGCGACCCTGACCCGGCGCCCCGCGTCCGCCGCGAGCCGGGCGCTCAGCGTTCCGTCCGTGGCCTGCACGTCGCCCTCGACGACCGCGACGTACACCCGCTCGGGGCTCCGCGCCACGAACTGCGCCTGGAGCGCCCGCTTCACGGCGGGCGACCGCGCGAACACGATCAGCCCCGAGGTCTCGCGGTCGAGCCGGTGGACGATGAAGATCCGGCCGTGCCCCTCGCCGGCGCCCGCGTAGTCCGCCAGCATGCGGTACGCGGTCCGCTCGCGCTCTCGCTCGGTCGCGATCGTGAGGAGCCCGGCGGGCTTGTCCACGACGAGGACGTCCCGGTCCTCGTGGATCAGCGTGAGCGGCGCAGGGAACGCAGGCGGCGGCGGGACACCGAGCTCGACGCGATCGCCGGGCCGCACGGGGACGTCGCCGCGCCGGACCACGGCGCCGTTGACGCGGACGCGCGCGCCCTCGAGCCACTGCTTGAGCCGGCGCCCCGACGCGCCGGGGTGCAGGGCCGCCAGGCGCTCACGGAGGGTCAACGGGGCTCGCCGGGCCGCCGGAAGCCCGGAAAGCTCCGCGCCGCGAGGAAGAAGCGCCGGACGGTCGCACGGAGCTCGTCGATCGGCAGGGGCTTCCTGAGGCAGGGAATGCGGAGCGAGAAGAGGAGCTCCGCGACGTCGGGCTCCACGGCGCCGCCCGTCATGAACATCACGCGCCGCGCGAGCTCGGGATCGCGGCCCTGGAGCTCGCGGAAGAACGCGGGGCCGTCCAGCCCGGGCATGCGAACGTCGATCAGGACCAGGTCGAACGGCGTGTCGCGCACGAGCTCGAGGGCGATGACGCCGCTGGCCGCGACCGTCACCCGGTACCCGTCCTCCTTCAGCACGTCCTCGGCGACGCCCGCGAACGCGGCGTCGTCGTCGACGACCAGGATGGACCGCGCACCCGCGGGCTCGGGCGGTCCCGCCGCGGCCACCGGTCAGTCCGACGACTTACGGATGTCGAGCATGCTCGGCAGATGCGGCGACGTCTGCTCCGCCATGCGAACGCGCTCGATGCGCGTCATCCGGTCCACGATCTCCTGGATCCGGCGCGCGGCCTCGAGCGCCCGTTTCAGACGCTCGGTGGCCTCGCCCTCCGCCGAGGGCATCGACAGGTTGGTCACGATCACCGTGAGCGGGTTGTTGATCTCGTGGGCCGCGGCCGCGGCCAGGTCGGCGACCGCGCGGAGCCGCACCGCCTGGCGCTCGGCCTCCTCCGCGCGCTTGCGGTCCGTGATGTCGATCGCGAGCGCCTCGACGAGGCCGTCCGCCTCGCGGGCGCTGACGAGCACGGCGAGGGGCGAGCCGTCGCTCCGCTTCCACGCGACCTCGTGGCTCTGGATGACCACGCCCGGGGCGAGCGAGGCCACGAGCTCCTCCCAGCCCTCCGGACGCGCGAAGAAGTCCCGCGCCGAGCGCGCCAGGAGCTCCTCGCGCGTGTGAACGCCGAGGAGGTGCCTGAGAGCGTCGCTCACCTCGACGAGCCGGCCATCGCGGTGGGCGCGGAAGACGCCGGCGAGGTTCCGCTCGAACTGGAGGCGGTAGCGCTCCGCCGACGTCCGGAGCTCGTCGGCGAGGTTCGCGAGCTTGGCCGCCGCCTCCTCGGCCCGCACGCGCTCGTCCACCTGCTGCCGGAGCTCCGCGGCCGTCGCCTCGGCGCGCCGCTGGGCACGCAGGAGCCGGTCGCTCAGCGAGCTGATCAGGAGGCCCACGCACAGGAACAGGACCATGCCGACCCAGTCGCCGGTGTCGCTGATGCCGAGCGACTTGATCGGGGGCAGCCAGTAGTAGTTGATGATGAGCGACGACACGAACGTGTTGAGGAGCCCCGGCCCCAGGCCGCCGAACCAGGCGCTCAGCATCACGGCGGGATAGAACGGCAGGAGCAGGTGGATCGGCGCCCAGTGGGGCTCGAGCAGGAGGCTCACGACCGTCGCCAG
This window encodes:
- a CDS encoding amidase, whose translation is MTDWSLAPLSRAIAARRVSPVEVTRECLARVERLDPSIRSFITVDAEGALATARELEAELAAGLSRGPLHGIPLAYKDLFHVRGLPTSCGTKTREYFAPDAESTVVARLREAGAVTLGKLNMTELALGPFGDNAHHGDVQNPWKRGHAAGGSSSGSAAAVAAGFVVGALGSDTGGSIRLPAACCGVVGLKPTYGRVSRAGAMPLSWSLDHVGPLTRTVADAALLLGAIAGYDPLDATSSRRGVPYYERVLETPVEGLRVGVPENYYFDGLDAEMDAAVRAAAKVLAELGAEVVAVRLPDPAPLADLCNVIARAESAAIHAKLLRERPHELQPAVRSRLEVGLRISAHDYLQALRLRARCAREFVARVFAGAQALVMPVIPEPAPALDAVKAGTPEEVVRRMGRFSRLTRPFNGLGLPALAVPCGFARDGRPLALQVVGRPFDEATTLRLGHAYERAAGWVTRRPALD
- a CDS encoding intradiol ring-cleavage dioxygenase — encoded protein: MLRALALVALLLGLPETAAPQPACSPTRADMLGPFYEPGAPERATTGRGLVVSGAVRSAKGCAGLLGARLEWWSANASGEYDGAHRATQRAGAEGRYRYETSVPGRYPGRPPHVHVRVSAPGHRTLVTQLYPRDGQTDMQTDFVLIAD
- a CDS encoding SDR family NAD(P)-dependent oxidoreductase produces the protein MRLKGQVALVTGAGRGIGEAIALAFAREGARVAVADVDPKTAQATARRIGRGRALALHMDVADSGSVRDGFDAIDRTWRRIDVAVTNAAVEPIVPFLELGEATWDRIIDVNLKGTFLVAQAAARRMARRRRGVIITLSSVNAEVARPESAAYAATKGGVRQLTKAMAIALAPHGIRVNAIGPGTVVTGLTRHLLRRRAWRDAVYARTPMQRVAEPREIAEVAVFLASEASSYMTGSTVYVDGGRLALNGLMPLRPARR
- a CDS encoding RluA family pseudouridine synthase; translation: MTLRERLAALHPGASGRRLKQWLEGARVRVNGAVVRRGDVPVRPGDRVELGVPPPPAFPAPLTLIHEDRDVLVVDKPAGLLTIATERERERTAYRMLADYAGAGEGHGRIFIVHRLDRETSGLIVFARSPAVKRALQAQFVARSPERVYVAVVEGDVQATDGTLSARLAADAGRRVRVARDGGRGREAVTRYRVLDRRPATTTLELKLVTGRRGQLRAQLAAAGHPIVGDLAYGSRRNPLRRLCLHATRLAFVHPDGRRVSFESPVPSAFRRV
- a CDS encoding response regulator, coding for MAAAGPPEPAGARSILVVDDDAAFAGVAEDVLKEDGYRVTVAASGVIALELVRDTPFDLVLIDVRMPGLDGPAFFRELQGRDPELARRVMFMTGGAVEPDVAELLFSLRIPCLRKPLPIDELRATVRRFFLAARSFPGFRRPGEPR
- a CDS encoding DUF4118 domain-containing protein, with amino-acid sequence MGHGSVVTWRRYLLAVAFAALATVVSLLLEPHWAPIHLLLPFYPAVMLSAWFGGLGPGLLNTFVSSLIINYYWLPPIKSLGISDTGDWVGMVLFLCVGLLISSLSDRLLRAQRRAEATAAELRQQVDERVRAEEAAAKLANLADELRTSAERYRLQFERNLAGVFRAHRDGRLVEVSDALRHLLGVHTREELLARSARDFFARPEGWEELVASLAPGVVIQSHEVAWKRSDGSPLAVLVSAREADGLVEALAIDITDRKRAEEAERQAVRLRAVADLAAAAAHEINNPLTVIVTNLSMPSAEGEATERLKRALEAARRIQEIVDRMTRIERVRMAEQTSPHLPSMLDIRKSSD